Proteins from a single region of Sinorhizobium meliloti:
- a CDS encoding helix-turn-helix transcriptional regulator, with protein MSARGLVEITDPEFDRPVFRQPGFDGTLAAKEMDEKISAWLKKTREAKGISRADLAHLLGLSVSVYGRYERGSEARLSIPRLIHLCEIMGFMPLDVIFDTAPHLWGKTPEEAEDRLTLMKLVEQLPQDTMRDLIRLLRRMTPGEPAADAVATSTSERG; from the coding sequence ATGAGCGCACGAGGTTTGGTTGAGATAACCGATCCGGAATTTGACAGGCCGGTCTTCCGCCAGCCGGGTTTCGACGGCACCCTTGCCGCAAAGGAGATGGACGAAAAAATTTCGGCCTGGCTCAAGAAAACGCGCGAAGCCAAGGGTATTTCCCGCGCCGATTTAGCGCATTTGCTAGGACTCTCCGTATCTGTTTACGGGAGGTACGAGCGAGGCTCAGAAGCTCGGTTGTCTATCCCGCGCCTGATACATCTCTGTGAGATCATGGGCTTTATGCCTCTGGATGTGATTTTCGACACAGCGCCACACTTGTGGGGCAAGACTCCAGAAGAAGCAGAAGACCGCCTGACATTGATGAAGCTCGTTGAACAATTGCCTCAAGACACCATGCGTGATCTGATCCGGCTTCTGAGACGCATGACCCCAGGCGAACCCGCGGCCGACGCTGTCGCCACCAGCACGAGCGAACGCGGCTAG
- the ligD gene encoding non-homologous end-joining DNA ligase: MFSQPKESIRLFAGLCINGLMAKASSKKPPDLPPLDPMPARVDPCLATLVDKPPKGPDWAYEVKWDGYRIAVHIEPGRVRVLTRGGYDWTERFPTIADDARRLAVKTAILDGEAVVLDDQGRSDFGMLQRALGRLPSPYEAGAIVFYAFDLLYLDGRDLRRLPLGERRRLLEPLVAGREGAIRLSEEVQADGDEFFRVACAHGLEGIIAKHIDKPYRSGRGEWWQKITCKRRDSFVVVGFEPSTVPGHLGRLLLAARKHGELVYVGGCGTGWSHELSRELRKLLEGMATKTAAVPLRRKGAVFTEPVLIAEVEYRAWTDDGKLRHASFKGIRELEDVVEIYSLER; the protein is encoded by the coding sequence ATGTTCTCTCAGCCGAAAGAGTCAATTCGGCTTTTCGCGGGCCTGTGCATTAATGGCCTGATGGCCAAAGCATCCTCAAAGAAGCCTCCCGATCTCCCACCGCTGGACCCTATGCCGGCGCGTGTTGACCCCTGCCTTGCGACGCTCGTCGACAAGCCGCCGAAGGGGCCAGACTGGGCCTACGAGGTAAAATGGGACGGTTACCGGATCGCCGTGCACATCGAGCCCGGCCGGGTAAGGGTTCTCACGCGCGGCGGCTATGACTGGACCGAGCGTTTCCCGACGATCGCAGACGACGCGCGGCGCCTCGCCGTGAAAACCGCTATCCTCGACGGCGAGGCGGTCGTGCTCGACGACCAGGGACGCTCCGACTTCGGCATGCTGCAGCGGGCGCTCGGCCGCTTGCCATCGCCGTATGAAGCCGGCGCCATCGTCTTCTATGCTTTCGATCTGCTTTATCTCGACGGCCGTGACCTTCGCCGGCTGCCGCTGGGCGAGCGACGACGCCTGCTCGAGCCGCTCGTCGCCGGCCGGGAAGGGGCAATCCGCCTATCGGAAGAGGTCCAGGCGGATGGCGACGAGTTCTTTCGCGTCGCCTGCGCACACGGCCTCGAAGGCATCATCGCCAAGCACATCGACAAGCCCTACCGCTCCGGCCGCGGCGAATGGTGGCAGAAGATCACCTGCAAGCGCCGGGATAGCTTCGTGGTCGTCGGCTTCGAGCCGTCGACCGTGCCTGGTCATCTCGGTCGGCTGCTGCTCGCAGCGCGAAAGCATGGCGAGCTCGTCTATGTCGGCGGCTGCGGTACCGGCTGGTCACATGAGCTTTCGCGAGAACTGCGGAAGCTGCTCGAGGGAATGGCGACGAAAACGGCGGCCGTACCGCTGAGGAGGAAAGGCGCTGTCTTCACCGAGCCGGTGCTCATTGCAGAAGTTGAGTATCGCGCCTGGACCGACGATGGAAAGCTGCGGCATGCCTCGTTCAAGGGGATCAGGGAGCTGGAGGATGTTGTGGAGATTTATTCTTTGGAACGTTAG
- a CDS encoding SOS response-associated peptidase — protein sequence MCNRYRIEVEFDELWHTARPHSDMTNRANPSTEVFPDKPGPVIRNNADGERELINLTWGMPSPPSVTNGKPDYGVTNIRNLNSPHWGGWTGVKNRCLVPWTAFCEYEDTKPKKTDRWFAINDKQPLAFFAGIWTPWKGARGSMKNPRVGEHELFAFLTCEANSVVKPIHPKAMPVILTEPDEIELWLTADWKDAKALQRPFPAEAMTLLPVEQQAEADQQPALF from the coding sequence ATGTGCAATCGGTACCGCATAGAAGTCGAATTTGACGAGCTCTGGCATACGGCTCGGCCCCATAGCGACATGACCAACCGGGCCAACCCGTCAACGGAAGTGTTTCCGGACAAGCCGGGGCCGGTGATCCGCAATAACGCCGATGGCGAGCGCGAACTGATCAATCTGACCTGGGGCATGCCGTCACCGCCGTCGGTCACTAACGGCAAACCGGATTACGGCGTCACCAACATTCGCAACCTGAATTCTCCCCATTGGGGCGGCTGGACCGGCGTCAAGAACCGCTGCCTCGTGCCGTGGACGGCCTTCTGCGAATACGAGGACACGAAGCCGAAGAAGACGGACCGCTGGTTCGCCATCAATGACAAGCAGCCCCTCGCCTTCTTCGCCGGCATCTGGACGCCATGGAAGGGCGCCCGCGGCTCGATGAAGAACCCGCGCGTCGGCGAGCACGAGCTGTTCGCCTTTCTCACCTGCGAGGCCAACTCGGTCGTCAAGCCGATCCATCCGAAAGCGATGCCGGTGATCCTGACCGAGCCTGATGAAATCGAACTGTGGCTCACGGCGGATTGGAAGGACGCCAAGGCGCTGCAGCGGCCGTTCCCTGCAGAGGCGATGACATTGCTGCCGGTTGAGCAGCAGGCCGAGGCTGATCAGCAGCCGGCACTCTTCTGA
- a CDS encoding DUF3606 domain-containing protein gives MADNPKKKGRDRELVSEQEHEVAYLMRTAKVTRQKALKAIREAGPSREKVMDYLGKE, from the coding sequence ATGGCAGACAATCCAAAGAAGAAAGGCCGTGACCGCGAGCTCGTTTCGGAACAGGAGCACGAGGTCGCCTATCTCATGAGGACGGCAAAGGTGACGCGGCAGAAGGCCCTCAAGGCGATACGCGAAGCAGGGCCGAGCCGTGAAAAGGTGATGGATTATCTCGGCAAAGAGTAG
- a CDS encoding IS110 family transposase, producing MKYYAGLDVSQQTTSICIVDEEGKTVAERKVASCPEAISEALEPFAVTRAGLETGPLSVWLWTGLKERGVPIVCMDARHANAALKMMPAKTDRNDAIGLAQIVRAGWCKSVHVKSTASHEARALLATRSQFVRTRCDLENQIRGVLRTFGILFGKRVGGFAKRAEEIIDGELDASPTIQAVVEALMRARANILEQIRHLEAKVRLIARQNKVVRRLMSVPGVGVITALGFAATIDDPTRFKRSSSAGAYLGLTPRIYASGETMRSGRVSKRGDDFLRRSLYEAANALLTRIPRFSALKSWGVRIARRGGYRKAKVAVARKLAVILHAMWISGEPFRWSSQEPGDLASLQ from the coding sequence ATGAAGTATTATGCCGGACTGGATGTCAGCCAGCAAACGACCTCAATCTGCATCGTTGATGAGGAGGGCAAGACTGTTGCCGAACGGAAGGTGGCATCGTGCCCAGAGGCGATTAGTGAAGCGCTTGAGCCGTTCGCGGTAACCCGTGCAGGACTGGAAACCGGTCCCCTGTCGGTCTGGCTATGGACTGGATTGAAGGAACGCGGCGTTCCCATCGTCTGCATGGATGCTCGCCATGCCAATGCGGCCTTAAAGATGATGCCTGCCAAGACGGACCGCAACGACGCCATCGGCCTGGCGCAGATCGTTCGTGCGGGTTGGTGCAAGAGCGTTCATGTCAAGTCGACGGCAAGCCACGAAGCTCGGGCACTCCTTGCCACTCGTAGCCAATTTGTGCGAACCCGCTGCGACCTGGAAAACCAGATCAGAGGTGTCCTTCGCACCTTTGGTATCCTGTTTGGCAAACGGGTTGGTGGGTTCGCCAAGCGTGCCGAGGAAATCATCGATGGCGAGCTCGATGCGTCGCCAACAATCCAGGCTGTCGTGGAAGCATTGATGCGGGCACGTGCCAACATCCTTGAGCAGATCCGTCATCTCGAGGCGAAGGTTCGCTTGATAGCACGGCAGAACAAGGTCGTCAGACGGCTGATGTCGGTTCCTGGTGTGGGAGTTATCACTGCGCTCGGCTTCGCCGCAACCATTGATGATCCGACACGATTCAAACGATCGTCCAGCGCCGGAGCCTACCTTGGTCTAACACCTCGCATCTATGCCTCCGGTGAGACGATGAGATCCGGGCGCGTTTCGAAACGGGGCGACGACTTTCTCCGACGTAGCCTGTATGAGGCAGCCAATGCGCTGCTGACGCGTATTCCGCGGTTCTCCGCTTTGAAGAGCTGGGGGGTACGCATCGCGCGGCGTGGCGGCTATCGAAAAGCTAAGGTAGCTGTAGCCCGAAAGCTGGCCGTGATCCTTCACGCAATGTGGATATCCGGTGAACCCTTCCGTTGGTCATCGCAAGAGCCGGGCGATCTGGCATCATTACAGTGA
- a CDS encoding transposase, which yields MVRTGWCKSVHVKSTASHEARALLATRSQFVRTRCDLENQIRGVLRTFGILFGKRVGGFAKRAEEIIDGELDASPTIQAVVEALMRARANILEQIRHLEAKVRLIARQNKVVRRLMSVPGVGVITALGFAATIDDPTRFKRSSSAGAYLGLTPRIYASGETMRSGRVSKRGDDFLRRSLYEAANALLTRIL from the coding sequence ATCGTTCGTACGGGTTGGTGCAAGAGCGTTCATGTCAAGTCGACGGCAAGCCACGAAGCTCGGGCACTCCTTGCCACTCGTAGCCAATTTGTGCGAACCCGCTGCGACCTGGAAAACCAGATCAGAGGTGTCCTTCGCACCTTTGGTATCCTGTTTGGCAAACGGGTTGGTGGGTTCGCCAAGCGTGCCGAGGAAATCATCGATGGCGAGCTCGATGCGTCGCCAACAATCCAGGCTGTCGTGGAAGCATTGATGCGGGCACGTGCCAACATCCTTGAGCAGATCCGTCATCTCGAGGCGAAGGTTCGCTTGATAGCACGGCAGAACAAGGTCGTCAGACGGCTGATGTCGGTTCCTGGTGTGGGAGTTATCACTGCGCTCGGCTTCGCCGCAACCATTGATGATCCGACACGATTCAAACGATCGTCCAGCGCCGGAGCCTACCTTGGTCTAACACCTCGCATCTATGCCTCCGGTGAGACGATGAGATCCGGGCGCGTTTCGAAACGGGGCGACGACTTTCTCCGACGTAGCCTGTATGAGGCAGCCAATGCGCTGCTGACGCGTATTCTATAG
- the istB gene encoding IS21-like element helper ATPase IstB — MKNVHNTIDEARLGIMLNELRLPTIKTLWPQFAEQADREGWPAARFLSAIAEHELAERAHRRIERHLAEAHLPPGKTLESFAFDAVPMVSKAQVMAIAAGDSWLAKGANILLFGPPGGGKSHLAAAIGLALIENGWRVLFTRTTDLVQKLQVARRELQLESAIAKLDKFDLLILDDLAYVTKDQAETSVLFELISARYERRSIMITANQPFGEWNRVFPDPAMTLAAVDRLVHHATIFEMNVESYRRRSAMEAKRQRGRPAAFATIKSASQIVAERQSEHDETLASDNQHDTFIPTAT, encoded by the coding sequence ATGAAGAACGTCCACAACACCATAGACGAAGCCCGCCTCGGCATCATGCTCAATGAACTGAGGCTGCCGACAATCAAAACGCTGTGGCCGCAATTTGCCGAACAGGCCGATCGTGAAGGGTGGCCCGCGGCTCGCTTCCTCTCCGCTATCGCCGAACACGAGCTGGCTGAACGGGCGCATCGCAGGATCGAACGTCACCTCGCCGAGGCGCATCTGCCGCCCGGAAAGACGCTCGAGAGCTTCGCTTTCGACGCTGTGCCCATGGTCTCCAAGGCGCAGGTCATGGCCATTGCCGCCGGCGATAGCTGGCTCGCCAAAGGTGCCAATATCCTGTTGTTCGGCCCGCCCGGAGGCGGAAAGAGCCATCTCGCCGCAGCCATTGGCCTCGCACTGATCGAGAACGGTTGGCGGGTGCTGTTCACGCGCACGACAGACCTCGTCCAGAAACTGCAGGTCGCACGGCGTGAGCTCCAGCTCGAATCCGCCATCGCAAAGCTCGACAAGTTCGATCTGCTCATCCTCGACGATCTGGCCTACGTCACCAAGGACCAGGCCGAAACCAGCGTGCTCTTCGAACTCATCTCCGCAAGATATGAGCGGCGTTCCATCATGATCACCGCCAATCAGCCCTTCGGGGAATGGAACCGCGTCTTTCCGGACCCGGCCATGACGCTTGCGGCGGTGGACCGACTTGTTCATCACGCAACGATCTTCGAAATGAACGTCGAAAGCTATCGGCGACGTTCCGCCATGGAAGCCAAACGCCAGCGCGGCAGACCTGCCGCCTTCGCGACAATTAAAAGTGCTTCCCAGATTGTCGCGGAGCGGCAATCAGAACACGACGAGACTCTTGCCAGCGACAATCAGCATGATACTTTCATCCCGACCGCGACATAA